In Hemiscyllium ocellatum isolate sHemOce1 chromosome 20, sHemOce1.pat.X.cur, whole genome shotgun sequence, one genomic interval encodes:
- the cpsf4 gene encoding cleavage and polyadenylation specificity factor subunit 4 isoform X1: protein MQELISNVEHIRFELEIAVEQQLGAQPLPFPGMDKSGAAVCEFFLRASCGKGGMCPFRHISGEKTVVCKHWLRGLCKKGDQCEFLHEYDMTKMPECYFYSKFGECSNKECPFLHIDPESKIKDCPWYDRGFCKHGPLCRHRHTRRVICVNYLVGFCPEGPSCKFMHPRFELPMGTGVDQPPLQQQQQILQKQSLTPFLQRSSSLVQIPSTNIIVGQQKSNTQSSGSVQQSQFQTLSNRGPRPLEQVTCYKCGEKGHYANRCTKGHLAFLSGQ, encoded by the exons ATGCAGGAGCTCATTTCCAACGTGGAGCACATCAGGTTCGAGCTGGAGATCGCGGTGGAGCAGCAGCTGGGGGCCCAGCCGCTCCCGTTCCCGGGAATGGACA AATCTGGGGCAGCGGTCTGTGAATTCTTTCTGAGAGCATCATGTGGAAAGG GTGGGATGTGCCCTTTTCGTCACATCAGCGGCGAGAAGACAGTGGTGTGCAAACACTGGCTGAGGGGCCTCTGCAAGAAAGGAGATCAGTGTGAATTCTTACACGAGTATGACATGACCAAGATGCCTGAGTGCTATTTCTATTCCAAATTTG GAGAATGTAGTAATAAGGAATGTCCATTTCTACACATTGACCCTGAGTCCAAAATCAAAGACTGCCCCTGGTATGACCGAGGATTTTGTAAACATG GTCCCCTGTGTAGGCACCGACACACACGGCGCGTCATCTGTGTTAACTATCTGGTAGGATTCTGTCCTGAAGGCCCCAGCTGTAAATTTATGCA TCCTCGTTTTGAGCTGCCAATGGGTACTGGTGTTGACCAACCACCGttacagcaacagcaacagaTACTTCAAAAG cAGAGTCTTACTCCGTTTCTTCAGCGGTCATCCTCACTGGTACAGATACCTAGCACCAACATAATTGTAGGGCAGCAGAAGTCAAACACGCAATCAAGTGGATCAGTGCAACAATCTCAATTTCAGACATTGTCGAATCGAGGCCCTAGACCATTAGAGCAAGTCACGTGTTATAAG
- the cpsf4 gene encoding cleavage and polyadenylation specificity factor subunit 4 isoform X2, producing the protein MQELISNVEHIRFELEIAVEQQLGAQPLPFPGMDKSGAAVCEFFLRASCGKGGMCPFRHISGEKTVVCKHWLRGLCKKGDQCEFLHEYDMTKMPECYFYSKFGECSNKECPFLHIDPESKIKDCPWYDRGFCKHGPLCRHRHTRRVICVNYLVGFCPEGPSCKFMHPRFELPMGTGVDQPPLQQQQQILQKSLTPFLQRSSSLVQIPSTNIIVGQQKSNTQSSGSVQQSQFQTLSNRGPRPLEQVTCYKCGEKGHYANRCTKGHLAFLSGQ; encoded by the exons ATGCAGGAGCTCATTTCCAACGTGGAGCACATCAGGTTCGAGCTGGAGATCGCGGTGGAGCAGCAGCTGGGGGCCCAGCCGCTCCCGTTCCCGGGAATGGACA AATCTGGGGCAGCGGTCTGTGAATTCTTTCTGAGAGCATCATGTGGAAAGG GTGGGATGTGCCCTTTTCGTCACATCAGCGGCGAGAAGACAGTGGTGTGCAAACACTGGCTGAGGGGCCTCTGCAAGAAAGGAGATCAGTGTGAATTCTTACACGAGTATGACATGACCAAGATGCCTGAGTGCTATTTCTATTCCAAATTTG GAGAATGTAGTAATAAGGAATGTCCATTTCTACACATTGACCCTGAGTCCAAAATCAAAGACTGCCCCTGGTATGACCGAGGATTTTGTAAACATG GTCCCCTGTGTAGGCACCGACACACACGGCGCGTCATCTGTGTTAACTATCTGGTAGGATTCTGTCCTGAAGGCCCCAGCTGTAAATTTATGCA TCCTCGTTTTGAGCTGCCAATGGGTACTGGTGTTGACCAACCACCGttacagcaacagcaacagaTACTTCAAAAG AGTCTTACTCCGTTTCTTCAGCGGTCATCCTCACTGGTACAGATACCTAGCACCAACATAATTGTAGGGCAGCAGAAGTCAAACACGCAATCAAGTGGATCAGTGCAACAATCTCAATTTCAGACATTGTCGAATCGAGGCCCTAGACCATTAGAGCAAGTCACGTGTTATAAG